One Dioscorea cayenensis subsp. rotundata cultivar TDr96_F1 chromosome 19, TDr96_F1_v2_PseudoChromosome.rev07_lg8_w22 25.fasta, whole genome shotgun sequence genomic window, TAAACGTCGGTTATAGTGTTCTGACAACAATAATACAGTATGCAAGCAACATTTAAATACCTGGTAGCTATTTGGGCCATCACCAACAAGTCCTAGCTCAGCCATGTAAGGTCTGGCACAGCCATTAGGGCAGCCGGTCACCCTTATTACAATTGACTCATTGTACTTGAGACCCACCTGAAAAAAGAGTGCCATAAAACTTGTGAATACAAGAAGTTTCCATTAATGATATGACTAAATTTACTATACATTCATTCCTTCAACATAATCAATAAGTATGGCACTACCTTGTCAAAAACAGCTCGGACGCGTTTGAGGAAATCAGGAATTCCTCTTTCAGCCTCTGTTATTGCAAGCGGGCAAAGTGGTAGAGCAGGGCATGCCATTGCAGTCAAATTGAGTGGGTCAACATACCTCGGATGCTAAAAAGAATCAACACAAATTTCAGATCAGGTGTATAACTTCCAGATGTTAATCAAGTGTTGTTTGTATATGTGCATCTTCTCAAGCAAACCACAGAGAAAACATAGAGACCAATTGAACTCATTGGTGATTATGAAACTCTAGGCATGGTTTCTGTATTCTAGACATCAACAAGAACAAGCAATTTTTACCAGCAGACCAGCTTGTGCAAGTGCTGTGGTGATGGGTCGTCTCCATGAGCGGCGAATATCACACAAGATTATGTTCTGGTTTGGTGTAAGACGGACATTCAAGTTATACTTTTCAATAATTTCTCTTAAAGTTTTCTTCATTTTCCCTCCAATGCGTCCATTATCAACATGCAGTCCACAAAACATTGCCCCATCTCCCTGTAAAAAATGCCCATAAAGATCAGAAGACATCAATAACTTTCCCACTCTTCTATGTTTCTGGATCAGATAGGAGGATGACTGTGAGCGTGAAACTTCAGATCAAATTTTTCATATGTATTCAGATCAAAGCCTACTTTAGAGCATATGCCCATACTAACCTGTTCATGCCATCCAAGATAGTCCTTGAATTCCCATTCCGGTAAATCTCGAAAGGGCTCAAATTTCTTCCCATAGTACTGCTCGACAGCACTGCGAAACTTGTCGATTCCCCACTGGCTGATCAAATACTTCATTCGACTGTATTTTCGGTCATCCCTTCTCCCGTTCTCTCTTTGAGTGGCAACAATTGCTTTTATAGCATACAGGATATCTTCCTTTGGCACATATCCAAGGGGTTCACCAAGACGAGGGAATGTGGTTTCCACTCTGTGTGTTCTCCCCATGCCACCTCCTACCTGAAATGACATACATTTATATAGCAGTTTAACATTACCATCTGGCAAGTGAAACCAAGGTAATAGAAACCTTCACTTACATAGATATTAAATCCTTGAGGTTCTCCATCACTATCAGAAATGACAACAACACCAATGTCGTTGGTCAAAATATCCACAGAATTATCTGTAGGAACTGTCACTGCAATCTTGAATTTCCGTGGCAGGAACTGAGTTCCATAAATTGGTTCTGGAGAATCAGGAAAATTTGTTCCATGGGAATTATCATTGCGAGCTTCTACCACCTCTGGAGGTTCTGCTGACATGATCTTTTCCCCATCCACCCAGAGATCATAATAAGCACCAGACTGAGGTGTGAGAAGTGCAGCGATATTGTCTGCAGTCTCCTGAGCAAATAAGTACTCTTTTTTCACATAAGGAGCTGCAGGTGCAAGAACATTTCTATTCAGATCACCACATGCACCAAGAGTTGAACCCATGCTTCTGATTATCGTACTCATCACAGTTTTTAGGTTGTTCTTTAGTATGCCATGAAGCTGAAATGTTTGTCTAGTGGTTAGCCGAAGTGTCCCAATGCCAAATTCATCAGCCAGATCATCCATAGCCAAATAGAGCTTATTATGAACTTTGCCACATGGATTCTTTGTCCGAAGCATAAATTGATAAGATTTTACACCCCGTTCATCCCTGTTAGTTTGTTGATAACTTCCATGAAATTTGATTAGTTGTGTGGCAGCCTCATTTATGTTAGGAGTTTCTGATTGCAACTCCTCATTCAAAGGAAATCTAAGGAAGTTGCTTTGCTCCTTGAACAGCTCTACTTTACTTCGCTTTACCTCAGAAGAGCCTGGCTTTATTGGCTGCATGCAAAAAATAAAGCgctaagcaaataaataaacaatcaatACCCATTGCAATACTTCTCAAAGTCCAGTGAATTGCGTGGTAAGCTGCCACTGGTAAATGAAATACGATGTGCTGAGTAGTAACTCAGACAGTAACCAGCGAAGAAGCAAATGAGACCAGCCAAAGAACAGAAACCTATACTCaaacatttttttctaataGCAAGCCTAGAACAAATGATGATACTAATACAGCCAATTGTCAGCCAACTGATCCATTGCCCTCTACAGTAGCGTCATGTGATCATAAAGCAAGCTAATGTGGACCAGGTAGCAAGTGGGAGAAGTAGCTAATAATAGTCTTCAAGAAAATGAAGGTTAAATTCATTTCAAGATTAGGAATAGAATATTCGTGACATCAATCCTTAGCAaagtagggaaaaaaaaacaattaagggATGCCATCAAACTATGAATGGAGGCATATCAATTTCTAAAGATCAACACCAGCATAGCTCAAAAGATTAGCTGCTTCACAGTAAATTAAGGAGATGGTCATTGAACTAAATTATGAAGTGCAGCAAGCAATAAGTTAGTCAAAGGTACAGGTCTCAAGAAGAGATGTAGatttcaataaaatcaaatgagtAAGAAATTGCAGACAAATACAAAATCATTTTTGCAATAAGATCTCATATCTTATAACCAAGAGGATTTGAAAGAAACATTGCCAACATATACATTGTAAAAAGTTCTCCCCaaatatgatatattataaGAGAAACCGAAGGTCCTCAGATTCTAAACATAGCCTTCTGAAAGTACAGAAATGCCACTTTAATTTTTCAGACAATTTGATTGTGTCAGATTAGTGAATATGGCAAATCATAGGCAAGAGATAAGAACAGCAATGGTGGCAAGACACATACAATAAATCTATGAAATTCCATTACACCATGATGAACATGTGAATTCAAACGTCATCATCAAGAAAGAACGTAATTTCAATTTCAAGTTTACTATGATGCATTGTCCCACACAAGGCAAATAATAAGCTGCACCCCCCCCACCCACACCCACACAAAAAACATTTCCTAAAAGCAGAACCTTTTCATAAGTGAATAAATACAAATTTCCACAACAAACATCCATaacaacaaaacatagaatatCAAGTACGTTGAATACGAAGGCACAGCATCTAAAACTtttagacatgtataaatgtTGATACGCAACTCGTATTTCACATTAAGACAAATGGCTCAACACCTTCTCTATGACATCTACGCAACAGAACACATCAACTTTTTCAAGTTTCACAAAGGAACAAGCAAGGAGTTGAGCTATATTTCATTCCTAAATAGACACACATAAACTTTGTCATCCATCCATCATAGTTTCACAAATCAAACCCAATTTTACCACAAAAACTAGGCAAAAAGATAAACTTTTCATCAAAAGAATACAACTTTACCCCAAAAACCAATCCAAAACAAttcaagataaaaaatttaagcacGAGCAAACCATAAATCTCACCGTAGACACAGCGCTTAtaactgaagaagaagaagaagaagaagaagaggaagagctCGCCGGCAAAGAAGCCACGGATGCAACCCTCACAGATGCACGCAAAGGAGCCAATCCCACCGGCCTGAGCCCGAGAAACCTATGCATTTGGACTGCCGAATCCTTTGCAGATCCGACCATCGTGGCCGCCATCGCCGTCGCCTGAAAACCCTGGATAACCAAAAACTCGATGGAGAAGCGTGAGATATTTCGATCTTTTGGTGGGCGAGAGAAAGAAACAGTCAAGTAGCCGCCCTAAAAACAAACATTTTCAGCTGAAGTCAGAGGGGgtatataataagaaaaaaggGGAGTGATAATATCAAAGACCACTCCTGATGGCTGAGATTGAGAAGAGGATTCTTGTTCTCATGCTTTACGGATTGGGTTCATTGAATGTGGACATTATTCGATTTGGGGATGAGAGGATTCAAATTTACTACTcttgactttatatttttttattttaattaaattaacctCTCAAGACCAAATTGAACACAATATACAGTAATACTGTTTTCCATAAATTATTTTCCTTAGTCCctctttaaatttgttatatttgcttgccagagaatttttttttatttgaaaaatggataaaaccTCCATATTAAGAATTGAAAAGAGACAATAAAAACGTGCACTAGCATTGGAAGCCGATAAGGTAcaatacagaaaaaaaaactaaaaatcaataaaaataacaaagataaaagacaCACAAGCCCTAGTAAGACTAGAGACCTTGCTCTCTACTCAACTAATTGCTCTTCACCTGGGATTGTATGCTGTCATAAGAACTTCAGTTTGCATTTGCCTATCACAATCAGGTCTTCCAATCTTGTCTACTTAGTCTGTAGAGCTGCATCAACTCATGacagaaatatgaaaatatatttaacaatGACAGTTgatgtgatttagtgtttatgATGAAAATGCGAGCATTTTTTTttagccaaatattccaaatgatAGTCTTTAAAAATGACATTCCTAACCTCTCAAGATGGAAGTTGAGGTTGCCATCTAATGTTGGAGGATCCAAATTTCGGTGGCAAAGCATATttgatcaaatataaaaataagttgtGCCACCTAAATTTGATCTTTACctttatatacaaatataaaaatattttaatctttgatatatattatatagagatttgaaatagattaaaaatatttaatttatatctctttaaaattaaaattaaaatgttgtaagtaaaattaaattttatatagtaGTAATTCATTTATCACAcaagtaaaaattatttttaaaaattgaataaataagaagaaaacatacTCATGACATGTTTTATATAAAGCAGCAGCGCAATAACAACACAAATTCACTAGCAGTGAAAAATTGAGGGTGATTCCTTGAAGCTTgtccatatttataaaaaagtaaaattttaaaatggttagtaattttgttatttatgagAGAGAACAtgtaaaaacttaattttattattaaataaggaAAAGAATTGACTAAACTTGGTGgaaagatttaaatttaaaaaataaatgcaaattaatGATGAAGTATGGGAAAGCAAGCGCACAATCATTGACACAGTCAAATGGTTGCATTGTCTTTAAGAAAGGATGGGGCAAGAGGATCCTTCAGAGAAACCAAAGAGCCATCTCCCCATGCCCACATGTGAATGCTTTTTGGTTCTATTTGATTAAAAGTCTTCAGTTTTGGAGAATCTTTGTTAACAATTAACTAACAAATGAggatataattaaattagactTATCTCATAGCACTTAAGTATATattaaagcttttttttttttttttaggaaaaggAGCAGGCGAACCTACTAGAGATCTCAGGGCGTGCACAAATCTCAGTGGAATAAGTGGGGATGGGGCCGCGCttacgtgggcgctggaaccacccgtacacaactaCTATTCATAACTCCCAgcaatgtgccctcagccgagaatagAACTCTCACCattcggtgagagctctatcggtgacccgtgtaccaatagacccaaaggtcgttggcaagtatatattaaaattaacaaacacagtatatatatatatatatatgttaagcCACAAATGATGCCCCATAAATATTAATTGGTATGTAGATCATTTAATTGTAtatactcataaaaaaaaaccaaaaattaagaccaaaaaaaaaaaagaatgagttgCATGGTTTGAGAACTAAGAAAGAGCTCATGGGgacaaaaacaatatatatatatatatggattgtTGTGAATTCTTGGAAGTGCATTGGATGCAGAAGATGGGGAGTTCTTGGACAATATAATGATAGATAGaatgagaacaaaaaaaaaggaagaacaatAAGTGGATGAACAAGAGAAATGATGCCAAATGAGAGCCCCCACAGAGCCACTCACAAAggcaaaatgaaataattatttatgagCAATCAAATAACATTCTATTCTCATGACAAGGAGACCCTCCAACTCCAGTGACTTGTCTTACATCACCCCAATTAAGTGAATGGATCCATTGGAAAAGTATGACGTGACTTATGACGATCAATCAATTTCATGCTCTGAAggttgaaacaaaaatattatttaaggATCAAGAAACAGTACTGGAAGTAAACAACAAGAGCTTATCTGATTCATTTGAATAAAATGGAATCAATCTTCATATTCACAAGACTCACAGGCATTGTAACCATCAGTTATTTAATGTGTTTGGATGCATGGTTTTTCAAAGATTACACCGACACTTGTTTTTTAAGTCTAGattcatcatttatatatatatatatatatatcaatgtgAAGCATATAGTTGTGGATGTCTTCCTAGCCTTTTTAACTTAACAAAGTACTGAGAATGGTTCACTGTTCTTTCATGCATGCATAGGAGTGAAACTGAGTTTCTAATTATATAGAAACTCtgcacatatataaataaatatatatatatatatatgtgtgtgtgtgtgtgtgtgtgtgtgtgtgtgtgtgcagtGGAGAGTGTAAGTGTTTGATTATATATCAGTTGTTTCCCTGGGCCTTTCTTGGATGATGGAAAGTGTAAATGAAGTGGAGAAAGGTGTGGAGAATGGGAAGAAATGGAGGTTCAAAAAGATATGTGTCTTCTGTGGAAGCAGGTCAGGAAACAAGCCTTCATTCAGTGAGGCAGCTCTTCAGCTTGGAAAGCAAATggtatgaattaattaaaactatatgtatatatgtttattttcattatttaatgtgttgaatgaatgaataaataaaactatgTAGTTGTTTCTAAAACTCATCTTAATTGCAAGCATGCAGGTTGAGAGAAAAATAGACCTGGTTTATGGTGGTGGAAGTATAGGCCTGATGGGTTTAATATCTCAGACTGTATTTAATGGTGGCTGCCATGTTCTTGGGTACATAATTTAATCAACAGTAACTcattctttctcattttcatgttatatatcttgatatatatatatatatatatgatcttgcAGGGTTATCCCTTCAGCTCTCCTTCCACTTGAGGTACATGGGGTGaaggtttaattaattatatatcataCTGAATATTAATGTTCCTAGCTAGCTATATTTCAATATGATCATTCATTTCTGTATATATGTTTTTCAGATATCAGGAGAAACTATTGGAGAAGTGAGATCAGTTGCAGACATGCATGAGAGGAAATCAGTAATGGCTAGTCATGCTGATGCTTTCATAGCTCTCCCAGGTGATGAATTTCtacataaaaacataatgatataagtataaattaaagatgacattaaataataatatgttttgtcaccttatcttcttcttcctcttcatcttcttgagCAGGGGGTTATGGAACCATGGAAGAACTGTTAGAAATGATAACATGGTATCAACTTGGAATTCATGAGAAACCTGTGAGTTTAATTGGCTTTGCATGCATTAATtgtttataaaacttttttcatgatgatcattttttaatatatatatatatatatattaatggttGTTTAGTTAATGGAGCAGGTGGGATTGTTAAATGTGGATGGTTATTATAATAGCTTGCTTGAGTTGATTGATAAAGGTTGGAAGGAAGGGTTCATTGAGGACTCTGCAAGCCAAATATTAGTGTCAGCTGAGACTGCTGAAGAGCTTATTAGAAAAATGGAGATGAATGCAATAGAGAAAATTATGAAGAAGGATGAAGGACCAAGCaacaagataaaatcaaattactaaaaaatGCCACTAATTGTGTGTCATTTctttattgtaaaataaattCCCACCCCCTTTgatgtatttgtatatatataatattatatcctTTCCACCGCCGCAAAGGGTATTGAGTTTAAGTTAGTAgcttcatatttatatataaaatacattataCGTCCATTTTAACTCTGTTTgaattgatttaaaatttatagttcTTAAAAAATAGATTGatcaaatattttaagaaaaaacaaacaatcaataaaattaaagatctaaaaaaaaaaaaaaatcaaatgtggGATTTATATTTTATCCTCAATGGAAGATAATAAAGCACTAGAGACCAAAGACAATGGAGTGGACAAAAAAGTTCATGTTGTACTCTAAACAccagtggttttttttttattattatttataaagtgGACAAATACAGAGTCAAGGGTGTGCACAAAATCATGAAGTGAACATTTAATCCTCCGCCCTCGGCCCCTCACTTGTGACTATGGAGCTCAGATGACAAACCTGAGCTCTACTAGGAGAATTTATACTTAGAGTAATAAAATGCTAAACTGAGctatgagtttttgtttttcttcttaagttgctaaataaaaattaattaattgataatttaaaaaata contains:
- the LOC120249636 gene encoding sulfite reductase [ferredoxin], chloroplastic, which encodes MAATMVGSAKDSAVQMHRFLGLRPVGLAPLRASVRVASVASLPASSSSSSSSSSSSVISAVSTPIKPGSSEVKRSKVELFKEQSNFLRFPLNEELQSETPNINEAATQLIKFHGSYQQTNRDERGVKSYQFMLRTKNPCGKVHNKLYLAMDDLADEFGIGTLRLTTRQTFQLHGILKNNLKTVMSTIIRSMGSTLGACGDLNRNVLAPAAPYVKKEYLFAQETADNIAALLTPQSGAYYDLWVDGEKIMSAEPPEVVEARNDNSHGTNFPDSPEPIYGTQFLPRKFKIAVTVPTDNSVDILTNDIGVVVISDSDGEPQGFNIYVGGGMGRTHRVETTFPRLGEPLGYVPKEDILYAIKAIVATQRENGRRDDRKYSRMKYLISQWGIDKFRSAVEQYYGKKFEPFRDLPEWEFKDYLGWHEQGDGAMFCGLHVDNGRIGGKMKKTLREIIEKYNLNVRLTPNQNIILCDIRRSWRRPITTALAQAGLLHPRYVDPLNLTAMACPALPLCPLAITEAERGIPDFLKRVRAVFDKVGLKYNESIVIRVTGCPNGCARPYMAELGLVGDGPNSYQIWLGGTPNQTTLAQCFMNKVKLQDLEKVLEPLFYNWKRKRLQGESFGTFATRIGFEKLQEMVEKWDGLPEPPSRMNLKLFADRSTYEAMDELARLQNKTAHQLAMEVIRNFVSTQQNGKSE
- the LOC120250035 gene encoding cytokinin riboside 5'-monophosphate phosphoribohydrolase LOG1-like isoform X3 → MMESVNEVEKGVENGKKWRFKKICVFCGSRSGNKPSFSEAALQLGKQMVERKIDLVYGGGSIGLMGLISQTVFNGGCHVLGVIPSALLPLEISGETIGEVRSVADMHERKSVMASHADAFIALPGGYGTMEELLEMITWYQLGIHEKPVGLLNVDGYYNSLLELIDKGWKEGFIEDSASQILVSAETAEELIRKMEMNAIEKIMKKDEGPSNKIKSNY
- the LOC120250035 gene encoding cytokinin riboside 5'-monophosphate phosphoribohydrolase LOG1-like isoform X1, encoding MMESVNEVEKGVENGKKWRFKKICVFCGSRSGNKPSFSEAALQLGKQMVERKIDLVYGGGSIGLMGLISQTVFNGGCHVLGVIPSALLPLEISGETIGEVRSVADMHERKSVMASHADAFIALPGGYGTMEELLEMITWYQLGIHEKPLMEQVGLLNVDGYYNSLLELIDKGWKEGFIEDSASQILVSAETAEELIRKMEMNAIEKIMKKDEGPSNKIKSNY
- the LOC120250035 gene encoding cytokinin riboside 5'-monophosphate phosphoribohydrolase LOG1-like isoform X2 codes for the protein MKWRKVWRMGRNGGSKRYVSSVEAGQETSLHSVRQLFSLESKCMQVERKIDLVYGGGSIGLMGLISQTVFNGGCHVLGVIPSALLPLEISGETIGEVRSVADMHERKSVMASHADAFIALPGGYGTMEELLEMITWYQLGIHEKPLMEQVGLLNVDGYYNSLLELIDKGWKEGFIEDSASQILVSAETAEELIRKMEMNAIEKIMKKDEGPSNKIKSNY